The following proteins come from a genomic window of Diprion similis isolate iyDipSimi1 chromosome 8, iyDipSimi1.1, whole genome shotgun sequence:
- the LOC124409178 gene encoding zinc finger CCCH domain-containing protein 10-like, which produces MAGGSSSNGDSSPSRVCRDFLRNVCHRGKRCKYLHERSEDDPADEYTFCHDFQNGICNWPGCRFLHCTESEEKHFRATGELPPRILSNLKCNNDKSELPLCKDFIKGSCQRVNCKYRHYKKEEPQHPMVPPPHHTVTRPQHNFNGVSNGENRRYEEERSYHWQMEDPHPLVHNNGYNPSTHQPDYLGPPEAKRRIVSGETILHFETPPLVGQHPAQPVTSSYYYPVIPRNEARAFNLEDENALLKKKIEELKKQVNDLTATNEFLLDQNAQLRISGKRTTNVTAVTVPAVTITNTVPPSQAPTPQQMVNAAVAAGTLRTVTASVATVPVSIATVTPVSIAAVSMAPVSIPPPIVTMAQQTISMSGSGPQPTNQQAPNAQQPTNLPLSISGPTAPLVSYPIMTQELRPVLQ; this is translated from the exons ATGGCAGGTGGTTCCAGTTCTAACGGAGATTCTTCTCCAAGTCGAGTATGTAGAGATTTTCTGCGCAACGTTTGCCACAGAGGGAAGCGATGTAAATATCTTCATGAAAGATCAGAAGATGACCCTGCAGATGAATATACTTTTTGTCACGACTTTCAAAATGGGATTTGCAATTGGCCCGGATGCCGATTTTTGCACTGCAccgaaagtgaagaaaaacacTTCAGAGCAACTGGCGAGTTACCACCGcgtattttatcgaatttgaaatgtaaCAATGACAAATCCGAACTACCGTTGTGCAAGGATTTCATCAAAGGCAGCTGTCAAAGAGTCAATTGTAAGTACAGGCACTACAAGAAGGAAGAACCACAGCATCCCATGGTCCCTCCGCCCCATCATACCGTTACAAGACCTCAGCATAATTTTAACGGCGTCAGTAATGGCGAAAATCGAAGatatgaagaagaaagaag CTACCACTGGCAAATGGAGGACCCGCATCCACTAGTCCACAATAATGGCTACAATCCTTCAACGCATCAACCTGATTATTTGGGGCCTCCTGAGGCAAAACGACGTATTGTGTCTGGAGAAACCATCTTACATTTCGAAACACCACCTCTGGTAGGACAGCATCCAGCCCAGCCTGTAACTTCCAGCTATTACTATCCTGTAATCCCCAGAAATGAAGCTAGAGCCTTTAATCTAGAAGATGAAAATGCattgctgaaaaaaaagatcgagGAGCTAAAAAAGCAG GTCAACGATTTAACAGCGACAAATGAATTCCTACTAGACCAAAATGCACAACTAAGAATATCTGGTAAAAGGACTACTAATGTAACTGCGGTAACAGTACCAGCAGTTACGATAACAAACACCGTACCTCCATCTCAAGCTCCAACACCTCAACAGATGGTTAATGCTGCTGTAGCAGCTGGAACACTGCGAACTGTTACAGCTAGCGTTGCAACTGTTCCTGTGAGCATAGCAACAGTAACGCCTGTATCAATTGCTGCTGTTTCCATGGCACCGGTATCTATTCCTCCACCAATTGTCACGATGGCTCAACAAACAATTAGTATGAGTGGATCAGGTCCTCAGCCCACTAACCAACAAGCACCGAACGCTCAGCAACCGACAAACTTAC
- the LOC124409177 gene encoding sarcolemmal membrane-associated protein: protein MVIASGGWIQNATYSPTPNNSNLNTSNTQNNKMAAKAVLICRANSHPFHERTVTLDQPVKIGRSVARARATPNNAIFDCKVLSRNHALLWYEAGKFYMQDTKSSNGTFINSQRLSVGGEESGPREVCSGDIVQFGVDVMENTRKVTHGCIVATLKLYLPDGKEAKASVSTSVASPTSSVSLEDLYKLNQFLQEANRREEVLNGKLHHLQRLVETTRQAADQSWKALIDEDRLLSRVETVESQLVAYSKNFTEDKIRNELVKLQEDKAQYQTAAKEALQKILQEKLEVTQKFANLERQLNNTEDECQSLHEVSKTTQAELQELAAKYTEAQTKISEFSNKFVESEDKMKDLIAQAEQEKKGLLKRIKDQARIEKTLQSKLRDFRYDSITIHEKVTALRKHLKTLQDVNLNLLTDEAQLAVNNILYKTKLMSIDEFDYNEESNSYANKVEHDNQINSNSCNKSNIDVSLSEIDKIVGCILDPPSRRTLVNGNANLDNLDTSVESDNNSEISEDTCTTTSDDGSEKSVVEVKQTSEDNSTPTKAVGQPARLLEVRFACEENGEPLEVHYDPVEQTGEESEVSNLTSESKDIKNSAESELEDIDKSFEVCDKEKKRENSEERDEDEEECGEGEHLDGDYIKTLKPISKNDSVQQSLQSKEYTLQTLIGSLDSLKDEDNFEAQQLANKELDDLREWLIHESNETVISKLKELYYRAKNETQRMQEINEELVILKEKCNACTEENTELVKGYEALKAQCGDLLNVTYTVPIQYVAPIAIAFLWMLFEKIF from the coding sequence ATGGTTATAGCCAGTGGGGGTTGGATTCAAAATGCTACTTATTCGCCGACCCCGAACAATTCCAACCTGAACACTAGCAACACACAAAACAACAAGATGGCTGCCAAGGCAGTTTTGATTTGTCGGGCAAATTCCCATCCGTTTCACGAGCGCACCGTAACGCTGGACCAACCAGTTAAAATTGGTCGTTCTGTAGCGAGAGCTCGAGCTACGCCGAACAATGCTATATTCGATTGTAAAGTGCTTTCACGAAATCATGCCTTGCTTTGGTACGAGGCTGGTAAATTTTATATGCAAGATACCAAGAGTAGTAACGGAACGTTTATCAATAGCCAAAGACTTAGCGTAGGTGGCGAAGAATCAGGACCCAGGGAGGTGTGCTCCGGTGATATTGTACAGTTTGGTGTAGATGTTATGGAGAACACGAGGAAGGTCACTCACGGATGTATCGTCGCTACTTTAAAATTGTACCTGCCCGATGGTAAAGAAGCTAAAGCTAGTGTCAGCACGTCGGTCGCGAGTCCTACGAGCAGTGTTTCCCTGGAGGATTTGTACAAacttaatcaatttttgcaagaaGCTAACAGGCGGGAAGAGGTCCTCAATGGCAAACTTCATCACCTCCAAAGACTGGTGGAAACGACAAGACAGGCAGCGGATCAATCGTGGAAAGCTTTGATTGACGAGGACCGTCTATTATCGCGCGTAGAAACTGTCGAAAGTCAGCTAGTTGCTTATTCGAAGAATTTTACAGAGGATAAGATAAGGAACGAGCTTGTTAAGCTACAAGAAGACAAAGCACAGTATCAAACAGCGGCCAAGGAAGCTTTGCAGAAAATATTGCAGGAGAAGTTAGAGGTCACGCAAAAGTTTGCCAATCTTGAAAGGCAGCTTAACAATACCGAAGACGAGTGTCAGAGTTTGCATGAAGTATCAAAAACTACTCAGGCTGAGCTACAGGAACTAGCAGCTAAGTATACGGAGGCCCAAACTAAAATAAGCGAATTTTCTAACAAATTTGTAGAGAGCGAAGATAAGATGAAGGATTTAATAGCTCAAGCTGAACAGGAGAAGAAGGGACTGTTAAAGAGGATCAAGGATCAGGCTAGAATTGAGAAAACGTTGCAGTCAAAACTGAGGGACTTTAGGTACGACTCTATTACCATTCACGAAAAAGTGACTGCGCTTAGAAAGCATCTCAAGACTTTGCAAGATGTGAATTTGAACCTCCTTACCGATGAAGCCCAGCTTGCCGTTAACAATATATTGTACAAAACAAAGCTGATGTCTATAGATGAATTTGATTATAACGAGGAGTCTAATTCTTACGCAAACAAAGTTGAGCATGACAATCAAATTAATTCAAACTCTTGCAACAAGAGCAATATCGACGTATCATTGTCAGAGATTGATAAAATTGTGGGGTGCATCCTGGACCCACCTTCCAGGAGAACGCTGGTGAACGGCAATGCTAATTTAGATAATTTAGACACCAGCGTAGAGTCTGACAATAACTCTGAGATTAGCGAAGATACTTGTACCACCACCAGCGACGATGGCAGCGAAAAATCAGTCGTTGAAGTAAAGCAAACCAGCGAAGACAATAGCACACCGACTAAAGCTGTTGGTCAGCCAGCTAGATTACTGGAAGTGAGATTTGCTTGCGAAGAAAACGGCGAACCTTTAGAGGTTCATTATGATCCTGTTGAACAAACTGGAGAGGAGTCTGAGGTTTCGAATTTGACAAGTGAGTCAAaggatattaaaaattcagcAGAAAGTGAATTGGAAGACATTGATAAATCTTTTGAAGTTTgcgataaagaaaagaaacgtgaAAATAGTGAGGAGCGTGACGAGGATGAAGAAGAATGCGGTGAGGGTGAACATTTAGATGGAGATTATATAAAGACTTTAAAGCCGATATCGAAAAACGACTCTGTACAACAAAGTTTACAGTCTAAAGAATATACTCTTCAGACTTTGATTGGTTCTTTGGACTCCTTGAAGGATGAGGATAACTTTGAGGCCCAACAATTGGCTAATAAGGAGCTGGACGACCTTAGAGAATGGCTAATTCATGAGTCCAATGAAACTGTAATAAGTAAACTAAAGGAATTGTATTATCGTGCTAAAAATGAGACTCAACGAATGCAAGAAATAAACGAAGAACTTGTCATTCTTAAAGAAAAGTGCAACGCTTGTACAGAAGAGAATACAGAACTAGTTAAAGGATACGAAGCTCTTAAAGCTCAATGTGGAGATCTGTTGAATGTTACCTACACAGTTCCCATACAATACGTTGCACCAATTGCAATAGCATTTTTATGGAtgctgtttgaaaaaatattctaa
- the LOC124409179 gene encoding G patch domain-containing protein 11, which yields MSDDEDYMSDKFLLATEQHCTPILARRRADQRELDLLKRKAEIEARLKEKNVSVRVIEQETRDKGLASAITSDNKGFKLLEKMGYTPGQGIGKKESGICEPISIDLKTNRLGLGRAPKKKSLAIKNGKKKEDDFNADDFRGRISQKKTEQMIEVDLRRSQKSCEQLDNQNNIDKPMEIWYWPKVEEEEKDSENSEAVESSEEDEDENEDDQNIIPASEKLEILTKYLRDKYFYCIWCGAAYDDVDDLRDNCPGNTRDDH from the exons ATGTCTGATGATGAAGATTACATGTCCGATAAATTTCTTCTTGCTACCGAACAACACTGCACTCCAATTCTTGCTCGCCGTCGTGCAGATCAAAGGGAATTAGATCTTTTAAAGAGGAAGGCAGAGATTGAAGCTCgattaaaggaaaaaaatgtctctgTCCGGGTCATAGAGCAGGAAACAAGAGATAAAGGACTAGCGTCTGCCATCACTAGTGATAATAAAG GTTTcaaattattggaaaaaatggGATACACACCTGGGCAAGGAATAGGAAAGAAGGAGAGCGGAATATGCGAGCCAATTTCGATTGATCTGAAGACAAATAGGCTGGGTTTAGGCAGAGCaccgaagaaaaaatcattggcaataaaaaatgggaagaagaaagaggatGATTTTAACGCCGATGATTTTCGAGGAAGAATTTCACAGAAGAAAACTGAGCAGATGATAGAGGTTGATTTACGTAGAAGTCAAAAAAGTTGCGAGCAGCTGgataatcaaaataatattgacaAACCTATGGAAATTTGGTACTGGCCGAAAgtagaagaagaggaaaaagactCTGAAAACAGCGAAGCAGTGGAATCAAGTGAAGAGGACgaagatgaaaatgaagatGATCAAAACATTATACCAGCTagtgaaaaattagaaattttaaCCAAGTACCTaagagataaatatttttattgcatttgGTGTGGGGCAGCATATGATGATGTAGATGATTTGCGGGATAATTGTCCTGGAAATACGCGGGATGATCATTGa
- the LOC124409183 gene encoding partner of bursicon, with product MQKSILFLLAIMAFFETNVIAQLSGDENCETLQTEIHVSKDEYDDLGRLKRTCGGDIMVTKCEGFCNSQVQPSVVSTTGFLKECFCCRESYLKERDVSLDHCYDADGVKLDSEEAGSMEIKLREPAECKCYKCGDFAR from the exons ATGCAGAAGtcgatcctttttttattagcCATTATGGCATTTTTCGAAACTAATGTAATCGCTCAACTGTCAGGAGACGAGAATTGTGAGACATTGCAAACAGAAATTCACGTGTCTAAAG ACGAGTATGACGATCTGGGACGTTTGAAAAGAACATGCGGCGGTGACATTATGGTCACAAAATGTGAGGGATTTTGTAATTCGCAGGTACAGCCAAGCGTCGTCTCCACCACAGGATTTTTGAAG GAATGTTTCTGCTGTCGCGAAAGTTATCTAAAGGAGCGCGATGTTTCCCTGGATCATTGCTATGATGCCGATGGTGTTAAATTAGACAGCGAAGAAGCTGGTTCCATGGAAATCAAGCTACGAGAGCCAGCCGAATGCAAATGCTACAAATGCGGAGATTTCGCAAGATAG
- the LOC124409182 gene encoding bursicon isoform X2: MYRTENLFFCQFALLATLIFLLCGNVSTIAGVDECQVTPVIHVLRYPGCFPKPIPSFACTGRCSSYLQVSGSKIWQMERSCMCCQESGEREASVSLFCPKAKPGERKFRKVITKAPLECMCRPCTGVEESAIVPQEIAGFAEEGPLTTSAHFRRSPGLQ, translated from the exons ATGTATCGCACTGAAAACCTATTTTTCTGTCAGTTTG CTCTACTGGCTACACTGATTTTTCTACTTTGTGGAAACGTCTCAACAATCGCAGGAGTGGATGAATGTCAAGTGACTCCTGTAATACACGTTCTGCGTTATCCAGGCTGTTTTCCAAAACCAATACCGAGTTTTGCATGCACTGGTCGTTGTAGCAGCTACTTACAA GTGTCAGGTTCGAAAATTTGGCAAATGGAAAGAAGCTGCATGTGCTGTCAGGAGAGCGGCGAGAGAGAAGCGAGCGTGTCGCTGTTCTGTCCGAAAGCAAAACCAGGCGAAAGAAAATTCCGAAAG GTGATTACCAAGGCACCTCTTGAGTGCATGTGCCGACCCTGTACCGGAGTCGAAGAGTCTGCTATAGTCCCACAAGAGATTGCTGGATTTGCAGAAGAGGGTCCCTTAACAACGTCCGCTCATTTTAGGCGCTCACCCGGTTTACAATAA
- the LOC124409182 gene encoding bursicon isoform X1: MYRTENLFFCQFALLATLIFLLCGNVSTIAGVDECQVTPVIHVLRYPGCFPKPIPSFACTGRCSSYLQVSGSKIWQMERSCMCCQESGEREASVSLFCPKAKPGERKFRKVVITKAPLECMCRPCTGVEESAIVPQEIAGFAEEGPLTTSAHFRRSPGLQ, from the exons ATGTATCGCACTGAAAACCTATTTTTCTGTCAGTTTG CTCTACTGGCTACACTGATTTTTCTACTTTGTGGAAACGTCTCAACAATCGCAGGAGTGGATGAATGTCAAGTGACTCCTGTAATACACGTTCTGCGTTATCCAGGCTGTTTTCCAAAACCAATACCGAGTTTTGCATGCACTGGTCGTTGTAGCAGCTACTTACAA GTGTCAGGTTCGAAAATTTGGCAAATGGAAAGAAGCTGCATGTGCTGTCAGGAGAGCGGCGAGAGAGAAGCGAGCGTGTCGCTGTTCTGTCCGAAAGCAAAACCAGGCGAAAGAAAATTCCGAAAGGTG GTGATTACCAAGGCACCTCTTGAGTGCATGTGCCGACCCTGTACCGGAGTCGAAGAGTCTGCTATAGTCCCACAAGAGATTGCTGGATTTGCAGAAGAGGGTCCCTTAACAACGTCCGCTCATTTTAGGCGCTCACCCGGTTTACAATAA